From the Oleiphilus messinensis genome, one window contains:
- a CDS encoding rhomboid family intramembrane serine protease: MQKIAELPVDEDLRFFVRWIILHRVSIRVVEERGVQVVYVDNSMARDVQSVLMRYSTDPEFRTTVRSEVEHKSRPLEIAKWHTVTRPAQAWVVAGLIAICAFVALITSLGSGGPVLRALTFADPFHVVDDTIRQRLDVILLNITEGQLWRFLTPAFLHFSMMHILFNMMWLWYLGAMVEIKQGRQRFLLIFMFSAILSNIGQYLESDQLFGGMSGVVYALFGYCWFYDRRFRPVFRVPDGLFIFIIGWLLLGYTGWADAYVGKMANSAHLIGLLSGLLLALLPSRRGQDSEQQLLHP; the protein is encoded by the coding sequence TTGCAAAAAATTGCGGAGTTACCCGTTGATGAAGATCTCCGATTCTTTGTGCGCTGGATCATACTCCATCGGGTGAGCATCAGAGTCGTTGAAGAGCGCGGTGTTCAGGTTGTCTATGTTGATAATTCGATGGCCCGTGATGTGCAATCTGTGCTGATGCGTTATAGCACGGATCCGGAGTTTCGCACTACGGTCCGATCCGAAGTTGAGCATAAAAGCCGGCCACTGGAGATCGCTAAATGGCATACGGTTACCCGACCTGCCCAAGCGTGGGTTGTGGCAGGCTTGATTGCCATCTGTGCCTTTGTGGCGTTAATTACCAGTTTGGGATCTGGTGGCCCTGTTCTGCGAGCGCTTACCTTCGCAGATCCATTTCATGTTGTTGATGATACCATTCGTCAGCGCTTGGATGTGATTCTCTTAAATATCACTGAGGGCCAATTATGGCGGTTTTTGACGCCTGCATTTCTGCACTTCAGTATGATGCATATTTTGTTCAATATGATGTGGCTTTGGTATCTCGGAGCCATGGTTGAGATAAAACAAGGTCGCCAGCGCTTTTTGCTCATTTTTATGTTCAGTGCGATATTGTCCAATATCGGGCAATACCTGGAATCCGATCAGCTTTTTGGCGGCATGTCAGGGGTCGTGTACGCATTGTTCGGGTACTGCTGGTTTTACGATCGCCGCTTCAGGCCGGTTTTCAGAGTGCCTGACGGGCTGTTTATCTTTATTATCGGATGGTTGTTGCTGGGCTACACAGGTTGGGCTGACGCTTATGTCGGGAAAATGGCCAATTCCGCACATTTAATCGGTTTATTAAGCGGCTTGTTGCTGGCATTGTTACCTTCCCGCCGAGGCCAGGATTCCGAGCAACAGTTACTGCATCCGTAG
- a CDS encoding metallophosphoesterase yields MKFTKPKGYDLIGDVHGCANTLRLLLEKLGYQKIDGVYEHRTRMVIFIGDIVDRGPRIREALHIVREMVERGSALIVMGNHEYNALGYCTLARQGSDKQYLREHNSRHNRLIAETLEQFEQYPHEWNDFLEWFYTIPLFLDMGTFRAVHACWDEHLISRYLERYKTNQIDADFLHASTVKDSFAGQVMDRLLRGTDMRLPDGETITGRDGFVRSFFRTKFWARDPKTYDDVVFQPDPLPPAIAEREISAADHKRLLRYDQHQVPVFVGHYWMSGVPAPITSNVACLDYSAVKYGKLVAYRMDNEKTIQKDKFVWIDVEKR; encoded by the coding sequence GTGAAGTTTACCAAACCCAAAGGGTATGACCTGATCGGTGATGTGCATGGTTGTGCCAACACGCTGAGACTTTTACTGGAAAAACTGGGATACCAGAAAATTGACGGTGTTTATGAACATCGAACCCGGATGGTCATCTTCATCGGGGATATTGTTGACCGCGGACCCAGGATTCGCGAAGCGTTGCATATCGTTCGTGAGATGGTTGAGCGCGGCTCGGCACTGATTGTGATGGGTAACCATGAGTACAACGCGTTAGGGTATTGCACGCTGGCCAGGCAAGGTAGTGATAAACAGTATTTGCGTGAACACAATTCTCGTCATAACCGGCTGATTGCGGAAACGCTGGAACAGTTTGAGCAGTATCCTCACGAGTGGAATGATTTTCTGGAGTGGTTTTATACGATTCCCCTGTTTCTTGATATGGGAACCTTCAGGGCCGTACATGCGTGTTGGGATGAGCATCTTATCAGTCGATACCTTGAGCGCTATAAGACCAATCAAATTGATGCCGATTTTTTACATGCCTCCACGGTCAAAGACAGCTTTGCCGGACAGGTCATGGATCGGCTACTGCGCGGGACAGATATGCGTTTACCCGATGGTGAGACGATTACAGGGCGCGATGGCTTCGTTAGAAGCTTTTTCCGGACGAAGTTTTGGGCCCGGGATCCTAAAACTTATGATGATGTTGTCTTCCAGCCTGATCCATTGCCGCCAGCGATAGCGGAAAGGGAAATTTCAGCGGCAGATCACAAGCGCTTGTTACGCTATGATCAACACCAGGTACCTGTTTTTGTCGGTCACTACTGGATGTCTGGAGTGCCGGCGCCAATTACATCAAATGTTGCTTGTCTGGACTACAGTGCCGTTAAGTATGGCAAACTCGTGGCGTATCGCATGGATAACGAAAAGACTATTCAGAAAGACAAGTTTGTCTGGATTGATGTCGAAAAGCGCTGA